One segment of Trichlorobacter ammonificans DNA contains the following:
- a CDS encoding ABC transporter permease: MFGRLKAMLIKEFIQTFRDPRMRLVLFLLPAIQTVIFGYAVNMDVRGVPTAVIDRDNSAESRELLASLFSSGHFRETAAPADEHAAQNLLDRGTARLVLVIAPGLAADLRRGDTVVVQALLDGSDSNTAGIVMGYLSRFAEHWNQELLLRQVHLRGDIPPGRVRVESRAWFNPDLASPPFYVPAVVANIVYIITMLLSAMAIVREKEIGTIEQVIVTPIRKTEFILGKTLPFVLIGYANVALISLVGALVFRVPIRGSLWLLILATGLFLMSSLGTGLFISTISRTQQQAKMSAFFIIFPAMLLSGFAFPIENMPVAAQWLTLVNPMRYYLVIIRGLYLKGTGIAILWPHLLALAALGCVVLGVAVLRFRKTVG, from the coding sequence ATGTTCGGACGCCTGAAGGCCATGCTGATCAAGGAGTTCATCCAGACCTTCCGCGATCCCCGGATGCGGCTGGTGCTCTTTCTGCTGCCCGCCATCCAGACCGTGATCTTCGGCTATGCCGTCAACATGGACGTCCGCGGAGTGCCAACGGCGGTGATCGACCGGGACAACTCGGCCGAAAGCCGGGAACTGCTGGCATCCCTGTTTTCTTCCGGACATTTCAGGGAAACGGCAGCTCCTGCCGACGAGCATGCCGCCCAAAACCTGCTGGACCGGGGTACGGCGCGACTGGTCCTGGTGATCGCCCCCGGCCTGGCTGCCGACCTGCGCCGCGGCGATACGGTGGTGGTGCAGGCCCTGCTGGACGGTTCCGACTCCAATACGGCCGGCATTGTCATGGGCTACTTAAGCCGTTTTGCCGAACACTGGAACCAGGAGCTGCTGCTCCGGCAGGTGCACCTGCGGGGAGACATCCCGCCGGGGCGGGTCCGGGTGGAATCGCGGGCCTGGTTCAACCCCGACCTGGCCAGCCCCCCGTTCTATGTGCCGGCGGTGGTGGCCAACATCGTCTACATCATTACCATGTTGCTGTCGGCCATGGCCATTGTGCGGGAAAAGGAGATCGGCACCATCGAGCAGGTTATCGTGACCCCGATCCGGAAAACCGAATTTATCCTGGGCAAAACCCTGCCCTTCGTGCTGATCGGCTACGCCAACGTGGCCCTGATCAGCCTGGTGGGGGCGCTGGTTTTTCGCGTGCCGATCCGGGGCAGTCTCTGGCTGCTGATCCTGGCCACCGGCCTGTTCCTGATGAGCTCTCTGGGAACCGGCCTCTTCATTTCCACCATCAGCCGGACTCAGCAACAGGCAAAGATGAGCGCTTTCTTCATCATTTTTCCCGCCATGCTGCTCTCCGGCTTCGCCTTCCCGATCGAAAACATGCCGGTGGCTGCCCAGTGGCTGACCTTGGTAAATCCGATGCGCTACTACCTGGTGATCATTCGGGGACTCTACCTGAAGGGAACCGGTATCGCCATTCTTTGGCCCCACCTGCTGGCTCTGGCGGCACTGGGATGTGTGGTCTTGGGGGTGGCTGTGCTGCGCTTCAGGAAAACCGTGGGCTGA
- a CDS encoding O-acetyl-ADP-ribose deacetylase: protein MSNVIEIITGDITTLAVDAIVNAANSTLLGGGGVDGAIHRAAGPKLVEECATLGGCPVGEARITKGYNLPARFVIHTVGPVWHGGGNGEPELLAACYRTSYALARSHGLRSIAFPAISCGVYGYPMEQAGAVSLAAAREASSSGDFGRIVLVQFNEPALACYLTVARRLEIRFTS, encoded by the coding sequence ATGAGCAACGTCATCGAGATCATCACCGGCGATATCACCACCCTGGCGGTGGATGCCATCGTCAATGCGGCCAACAGCACCCTGCTGGGGGGCGGCGGGGTGGACGGCGCCATTCATCGTGCCGCCGGACCCAAGCTGGTGGAGGAATGCGCCACCCTGGGAGGCTGCCCCGTGGGCGAGGCCCGCATCACCAAAGGATACAACCTGCCGGCCCGCTTCGTGATCCATACCGTGGGACCGGTCTGGCACGGCGGCGGCAACGGGGAACCGGAGCTGCTGGCTGCCTGCTACCGCACCAGTTATGCGCTGGCCCGCAGCCACGGGCTGCGCAGCATCGCCTTTCCGGCAATCAGTTGCGGCGTCTACGGCTACCCCATGGAGCAGGCTGGGGCAGTCTCCCTGGCTGCGGCCCGGGAGGCATCGTCCTCCGGAGACTTCGGCCGGATCGTCCTGGTCCAGTTCAACGAACCGGCGCTGGCCTGCTACCTGACGGTGGCCCGCCGCCTGGAGATTCGGTTCACGTCATGA
- a CDS encoding flagellar motor protein, with protein sequence MDLATIIGLILGFGAVFGGAVLEGLHITSLIQPTAALIVLGGTFGAVFVSFPLPVCIKAFKDIKIAVLPPKVDPDAIVKDIIGYATKARRNGLISLEQEAQNASDPFIKKGISLVVDGIDPQKLRETLEAEITAYEDHQKHSAEFFEAAGGYSPTIGIIGAVLGLIHVMSNLSDTSKLGAGIAVAFVATIYGLMVANIVCIPIGTKIKIRMKEEVLRRVMIVEGLIAIQNGENPHFIEQKLKSFAGAEH encoded by the coding sequence ATGGATTTAGCAACTATTATCGGCCTTATACTGGGTTTCGGTGCCGTGTTCGGCGGTGCCGTCTTGGAAGGTTTGCATATTACGTCACTCATTCAGCCTACCGCTGCCCTGATCGTGCTCGGCGGTACCTTCGGCGCCGTGTTCGTGTCGTTTCCCCTGCCGGTCTGCATCAAGGCGTTCAAGGACATCAAGATCGCCGTGCTGCCGCCCAAGGTGGACCCGGACGCCATCGTCAAGGACATCATCGGCTACGCTACCAAGGCCCGCCGCAACGGCTTGATCTCCCTTGAGCAGGAGGCCCAGAATGCCAGCGACCCCTTCATCAAGAAAGGGATATCCCTGGTGGTGGACGGCATCGATCCGCAGAAACTGAGGGAAACTCTTGAGGCGGAGATAACAGCCTACGAAGACCACCAGAAGCACTCCGCTGAATTTTTTGAGGCTGCCGGCGGCTATTCGCCCACCATCGGTATCATCGGCGCCGTGCTCGGCCTGATCCACGTCATGAGTAACCTCTCCGACACCTCCAAGCTGGGAGCCGGTATCGCCGTCGCCTTCGTGGCCACCATCTACGGTCTGATGGTCGCCAACATCGTCTGTATCCCGATTGGCACCAAGATCAAAATCCGGATGAAAGAGGAAGTGCTGCGCCGGGTCATGATCGTGGAAGGGCTGATCGCCATCCAGAACGGGGAGAACCCCCATTTCATCGAGCAGAAGCTTAAGTCGTTCGCCGGCGCCGAGCACTGA
- the nadA gene encoding quinolinate synthase NadA, protein MSGTDIRQEIRRLLRERNAVLLAHNYMRDEIQEIADITGDSLQLSQEAARTGAAVIVFCGVHFMAESAAILSPDKTVLLPRPDAGCPMADMVDVAGLRELKARHPGVPVVTYVNSSAAVKAESDICCTSANAVSVVKSLPDTKLIFTPDRNLGRWIARFVPDKEFIFWDGYCPTHERLTAERVRQMKAEHPDALFICHPECAPEISALADHVCSTSGMYLYCAKSQARKFIIGTEAGILYKLRQENPDKEFILASPALICPNMKLTSLEDLLLCLQTMQPVVTVPEGVRLRAQAALDRMLAVPRD, encoded by the coding sequence ATGTCCGGTACAGATATCCGGCAGGAGATCCGGCGGCTGCTCAGGGAGCGCAACGCCGTGCTGCTGGCCCACAACTACATGCGGGACGAAATCCAGGAGATCGCCGATATCACCGGCGATTCGCTGCAACTGTCCCAGGAGGCGGCCAGGACCGGGGCCGCGGTGATCGTCTTCTGCGGCGTCCACTTCATGGCGGAATCCGCCGCCATCCTCTCCCCGGACAAGACCGTGCTGCTGCCCCGTCCCGACGCCGGCTGCCCCATGGCGGACATGGTGGACGTCGCCGGTCTCAGGGAGCTGAAAGCCCGTCATCCCGGCGTGCCGGTGGTCACCTACGTCAACTCCTCGGCGGCGGTCAAGGCGGAGTCGGATATCTGCTGCACCTCGGCCAACGCCGTTTCCGTGGTGAAGTCGCTGCCGGACACGAAGCTGATCTTCACCCCTGACCGCAACCTGGGGCGCTGGATCGCCCGGTTCGTGCCGGACAAAGAGTTCATCTTCTGGGACGGCTACTGTCCCACCCACGAACGGCTGACCGCCGAGCGGGTGCGGCAGATGAAGGCGGAGCATCCTGATGCCCTGTTCATCTGTCATCCGGAGTGTGCCCCGGAGATCTCGGCCCTGGCCGACCATGTCTGCTCCACCAGCGGCATGTACCTGTACTGCGCCAAAAGTCAGGCCAGGAAGTTCATCATCGGCACCGAGGCCGGCATTCTTTACAAGCTGCGCCAGGAGAATCCGGACAAGGAGTTCATCCTCGCCTCGCCGGCCCTGATCTGCCCCAACATGAAGCTGACCTCGCTGGAGGACCTGCTGCTCTGCCTGCAGACCATGCAGCCGGTGGTGACCGTGCCCGAAGGTGTCCGCCTGCGGGCACAGGCCGCCCTGGACCGGATGCTGGCCGTGCCGAGGGACTGA
- a CDS encoding ABC transporter permease — MRPTVHLRRLGAVARKEFLHVLRDPRSLALGIVTPLIMLFLFGYALTLDVDRVPLAVWDQSGSPQSRELISRFGGSRYFSLTPQAASYARLEQAIDRRDALAALVIPADFADRLERGDDTAVQMLLDGSDPNTATIALGYAEAIILTWSRQVLVEQVMRQPGAGNTPVRTGLAVPKLEIRPRAWFNTDLVSRNFIFPGLIPVIMMIVAALLTALSMAREWETGTMEQLIAMPVGRTELVIGKLAPYFCIGVIDLLLAVGVGSLVFGVPLRGNLWLLALLSLLFLLGALSVGMLISIVARSQLLASQLALIITVLPAFLLSGFIFPLENMPAPIQAVSHVVVARYFVAILRGIYLKDVGLAVLWPHALFLLAFAATVLGTAVLAFRKRLE; from the coding sequence GTGCGGCCAACCGTTCACCTCCGCCGCCTGGGTGCCGTTGCCCGCAAAGAGTTCCTGCACGTCCTGCGCGATCCGCGCAGCCTTGCCCTGGGGATCGTCACCCCCCTGATCATGCTGTTTCTGTTCGGTTACGCCCTGACCCTGGACGTGGACCGGGTCCCCCTGGCGGTCTGGGATCAGAGCGGCAGCCCCCAGAGCCGGGAGCTGATCAGCCGTTTCGGGGGGTCGCGCTATTTTTCGCTCACGCCCCAGGCAGCCTCTTATGCCCGCCTGGAACAGGCCATCGACCGCCGTGACGCCTTGGCCGCCCTGGTGATTCCCGCCGATTTCGCCGACCGCCTGGAGCGGGGTGACGATACCGCGGTCCAGATGCTCCTCGACGGCAGCGACCCGAACACCGCCACCATCGCCTTGGGCTATGCCGAGGCGATCATACTGACCTGGTCCCGTCAGGTGCTGGTGGAGCAGGTGATGCGCCAGCCCGGCGCAGGCAACACCCCGGTCCGGACGGGCTTGGCCGTCCCGAAGCTGGAAATCCGCCCCCGTGCCTGGTTCAACACCGACCTGGTCTCCCGCAACTTCATCTTTCCCGGCCTGATCCCGGTAATCATGATGATCGTGGCGGCGCTGTTGACGGCACTGTCCATGGCCCGCGAATGGGAAACCGGCACCATGGAGCAGTTGATCGCCATGCCGGTGGGCAGAACGGAACTGGTGATCGGCAAACTGGCACCTTACTTCTGTATCGGCGTGATCGACCTGCTGCTGGCCGTCGGCGTCGGCAGCCTCGTCTTCGGTGTGCCGTTGCGGGGGAACCTCTGGCTCCTGGCGCTGCTCTCCCTGCTCTTTCTGCTGGGTGCGCTCAGCGTGGGGATGCTGATCAGCATCGTGGCCAGGAGCCAACTGCTGGCCAGCCAACTGGCCCTGATCATCACCGTCCTGCCGGCGTTCCTGCTTTCCGGCTTCATCTTTCCTCTGGAAAACATGCCGGCCCCGATCCAGGCAGTGAGCCACGTGGTGGTGGCACGCTATTTTGTCGCCATTCTGCGGGGAATCTACCTCAAGGACGTGGGGCTGGCGGTACTCTGGCCCCATGCCCTGTTCCTGCTGGCCTTTGCCGCCACGGTGCTGGGAACCGCCGTGCTGGCCTTCCGGAAGCGGCTGGAGTAA
- a CDS encoding ABC transporter permease: MNTLIQPLRIALKALRVNKMRSFLTMLGIIIGIAAVIAMMAVGTGASYVISQQIASVGSNILLILPGSVTSGGLRTGSGGVQTLTSDDSKAIQAECPSVELASPASRGSGQVVYGNQNWSTQLLGTTPEMFDIREWPVANGRPMTGSDVDGAAKVCLLGQTVAQNLFGSEDPIGKMVRIRKIPFVVIGVMERKGQSPQGTDQDDIVFVPFRTAKTKLLGGQFPKSTGSIIVKAKSAELLPRAEEEITELLRQRHRIMSGKEDDFTVRNLSEILAVAEQSSKVMALLLGSVASISLVVGGIGIMNIMLVSVTERTREIGIRMAIGAKRNDILLQFLTEAVLLTVIGGLIGIALGAGGAAVVSRILSWPTLISPLSITVAFLFSGAVGIFFGFYPARKAAGLNPIEALRYE, translated from the coding sequence ATGAACACCCTGATCCAGCCGCTGCGCATAGCCCTGAAGGCACTCAGGGTCAACAAGATGCGCTCCTTCCTGACCATGCTGGGGATCATCATCGGCATTGCCGCCGTGATCGCCATGATGGCCGTGGGCACCGGCGCTTCCTATGTTATTTCCCAGCAGATCGCCAGCGTGGGCAGCAACATTCTGCTGATCCTGCCCGGCTCCGTCACCAGCGGCGGCCTGCGCACCGGCAGCGGCGGCGTGCAGACCCTCACCTCCGACGACAGCAAGGCGATTCAGGCCGAATGTCCCTCGGTGGAACTGGCTTCCCCCGCCTCGCGCGGCAGCGGCCAAGTGGTCTACGGCAACCAGAACTGGTCCACCCAGCTGCTGGGCACCACCCCCGAGATGTTCGATATCCGTGAATGGCCGGTGGCAAACGGGCGTCCCATGACCGGTTCCGATGTGGACGGTGCTGCCAAGGTTTGTCTGCTGGGGCAGACCGTGGCCCAGAATCTGTTCGGCAGCGAGGATCCCATCGGCAAGATGGTCAGAATCCGCAAGATCCCCTTCGTGGTGATCGGGGTCATGGAGCGCAAGGGGCAGTCCCCCCAGGGAACCGATCAGGACGATATCGTCTTCGTGCCGTTCCGGACCGCCAAGACCAAGCTGCTGGGCGGCCAGTTTCCCAAAAGCACCGGTTCCATCATAGTCAAGGCGAAAAGCGCGGAGCTGCTGCCCCGGGCCGAAGAGGAGATCACGGAACTGCTCAGGCAGCGCCACCGGATCATGAGCGGCAAGGAGGACGATTTTACGGTGCGCAACCTGTCGGAAATCCTGGCGGTGGCCGAACAATCATCCAAGGTGATGGCGCTCTTGCTGGGATCGGTGGCTTCCATCTCGCTGGTCGTGGGCGGCATCGGCATCATGAACATCATGCTGGTATCGGTTACGGAGCGGACCCGGGAGATCGGCATCCGCATGGCCATCGGCGCCAAGCGCAACGATATTCTGCTGCAGTTTCTGACCGAAGCGGTGCTGCTCACCGTCATCGGCGGCCTGATCGGCATCGCGCTGGGAGCAGGCGGTGCCGCCGTGGTCTCCCGGATTCTTTCCTGGCCCACGCTCATCTCCCCGCTGTCCATTACCGTTGCGTTCCTGTTTTCCGGTGCGGTGGGCATCTTCTTCGGCTTCTATCCGGCCCGCAAGGCAGCGGGACTGAACCCGATCGAGGCGCTGCGCTATGAGTGA
- a CDS encoding molybdopterin molybdotransferase MoeA has product MVSFDDALKTILDNVSSVGTEQVPLVEAVGQVLAEAVLAPWDLPLWDNSAMDGYAVRREDCHSVPCRLRVTGFLPAGVSAEGITVQPGCAVRIMTGAPLPDGADAVVPVEETDETSGEQVTIREPVAVGQHIRRRGEDIRRGERILEAGTVLRPSEISLLASCGKPQVAVQRRPVVAILSTGDELVEVGTVPGPGQIINSNTLALAAAVREAGAIPRVLGIARDNRLSHLELMRQGLAADALITSAGISAGDRDLVRVVLDELGVKFLFWKVAIKPGKPTAFGLFEGRPVFCLPGNPVASMVTFEEFVRPALLKMQGRRKVLRPTLRATLREPLKPGSRMRFLRVALEREGERWYVRSAGNQETGILRTSLAADAVALVPAHTACAAGDEITVRLLGEQLVAP; this is encoded by the coding sequence ATGGTTTCGTTCGACGATGCGCTGAAGACCATACTGGACAACGTTTCTTCCGTGGGGACCGAGCAGGTGCCGCTGGTGGAGGCGGTGGGGCAGGTGCTGGCCGAAGCGGTGCTCGCCCCCTGGGACCTGCCGCTCTGGGACAACTCCGCCATGGATGGCTATGCCGTCCGCCGGGAGGATTGCCACAGCGTCCCCTGTCGGTTGCGGGTGACCGGTTTCCTGCCGGCCGGGGTTTCGGCCGAGGGGATAACGGTTCAGCCCGGCTGCGCGGTGCGGATCATGACCGGCGCGCCGCTGCCGGACGGGGCCGATGCCGTGGTGCCGGTGGAGGAAACCGACGAGACCTCGGGTGAGCAGGTCACCATCCGGGAGCCGGTTGCCGTTGGGCAGCATATCCGGCGCCGGGGGGAGGATATCCGCCGGGGCGAGCGGATTCTGGAGGCCGGTACCGTGCTGCGTCCTTCGGAAATATCGCTGCTGGCCTCCTGCGGCAAGCCGCAGGTCGCGGTACAGCGCCGGCCGGTGGTGGCTATTCTCTCCACCGGCGACGAACTGGTGGAGGTGGGGACCGTTCCCGGCCCGGGGCAGATCATCAACAGCAATACCCTGGCCCTGGCGGCGGCGGTACGGGAGGCCGGCGCCATCCCTCGCGTCCTCGGCATTGCCCGGGACAACCGCCTGAGCCACCTGGAGCTGATGCGCCAGGGACTGGCTGCCGACGCCCTGATCACCTCCGCCGGCATTTCCGCCGGCGACCGGGACCTGGTGCGGGTGGTGCTGGATGAGCTGGGGGTGAAGTTCCTCTTCTGGAAGGTGGCCATCAAGCCGGGCAAGCCCACCGCTTTCGGCCTGTTCGAGGGACGGCCGGTCTTTTGTCTGCCCGGCAACCCGGTGGCAAGCATGGTCACCTTCGAGGAGTTCGTCCGGCCGGCGCTGCTGAAAATGCAGGGACGCCGCAAGGTGCTGCGTCCGACCCTGCGGGCGACCCTGCGCGAACCGCTCAAGCCGGGGAGCCGGATGCGGTTTTTGCGGGTGGCGCTGGAACGGGAGGGGGAGCGCTGGTACGTCCGCTCCGCCGGTAACCAGGAGACCGGCATCCTGCGCACCTCCCTTGCGGCTGACGCCGTGGCGCTGGTGCCGGCCCACACCGCCTGCGCTGCCGGTGATGAAATCACGGTGAGGCTGCTGGGTGAGCAACTGGTGGCGCCATGA
- a CDS encoding AAA family ATPase — protein sequence MCRKIFIGATGQHCGKTTISLSLMHLARKRYARVGFMKPIGPKCIEYRGMIMDKDAAMMASVYGLDQDAPFMSPMTLTAGTTRRFLDGTAGSRQPRQLILDACTELEKRHDFLIIEGAGHGGVGSVVGANNAQVAAMLDAPVLMITGGGIGNVIDAVELNLPLYEREHARVKVIMANKLVASKREESLAYLTKAFQHRNLLVTSAFDYSRTLADPTLQHVAELLQLPLHGDPADKSRICHTIQIGAASSQKVIEGLGDSTLLIVTSSRDELIVTASALHHIPEFRTRLAGLIVAGHAPMSTITQRILEDSMIPHIRIEETTADVFALLREHVSKIGPDDTEKIELINSTAEKYINFDAIDAMLG from the coding sequence ATGTGCAGAAAAATTTTCATCGGCGCAACCGGCCAGCATTGCGGCAAGACCACGATCTCCCTCTCCCTGATGCATCTGGCCCGCAAGCGGTACGCCCGGGTCGGCTTCATGAAGCCGATCGGCCCCAAATGCATCGAATATCGGGGGATGATCATGGACAAGGATGCGGCAATGATGGCCAGCGTCTACGGCTTGGACCAGGATGCACCGTTCATGTCCCCCATGACCCTGACCGCCGGCACCACTCGCCGTTTTCTCGACGGCACCGCCGGTTCTCGTCAGCCTCGCCAGTTGATCCTCGATGCCTGCACCGAGCTGGAGAAACGGCACGACTTCCTGATCATCGAGGGAGCCGGCCACGGTGGCGTCGGCTCGGTGGTGGGGGCCAACAACGCCCAGGTTGCCGCCATGCTTGATGCGCCGGTGCTGATGATCACGGGCGGCGGCATCGGCAACGTCATCGACGCGGTGGAGCTGAACCTGCCGCTCTACGAGCGGGAGCACGCCCGGGTGAAGGTAATCATGGCCAACAAGCTGGTGGCGAGCAAGCGGGAGGAATCTCTGGCGTACCTCACCAAGGCGTTTCAGCACCGCAACCTGCTGGTCACCAGCGCCTTCGATTACTCCCGCACCCTTGCCGATCCCACCCTGCAGCATGTCGCCGAACTGCTGCAGTTACCACTGCATGGCGATCCGGCGGACAAAAGCCGTATCTGCCACACGATCCAGATCGGCGCCGCCTCGTCCCAGAAAGTAATTGAGGGCCTGGGGGATTCGACCCTGCTGATCGTGACCAGCTCCCGTGACGAGCTGATCGTCACCGCTTCGGCGCTGCACCATATTCCGGAGTTCCGCACCCGTCTCGCCGGTCTGATCGTGGCCGGCCATGCACCGATGTCCACCATCACCCAGCGCATCCTGGAAGACAGCATGATCCCGCATATCCGGATCGAAGAGACTACCGCCGACGTTTTTGCCCTGCTGCGGGAGCACGTCTCCAAGATTGGTCCGGACGATACGGAGAAAATTGAGCTCATCAACTCCACCGCGGAAAAGTACATCAATTTCGATGCTATAGATGCCATGCTGGGCTGA
- a CDS encoding SIR2 family NAD-dependent protein deacylase yields MFEQAARAIENAEILIITAGAGMGVDSGLPDFRGNSGFWQAYPPYARLGLSFIECANPEHFQRDPAFGWGFYGHRTNLYRETVPHEGFHILQRWAAGIGAPPFVVTSNVDGQFQKAGFADENILEVHGSIHWLQCQVPCSTTIWPNNEQIMVDERTMRAAQVPRCPACGGVSRPNILMFGDWSWLPQRTHAQEQRFQQFLDEHAQQRMVVIELGAGTTIPTIRATSERVGWRYPHAVVIRINPREPEIPLPHLSLPCGALEGLGRIDALLS; encoded by the coding sequence ATGTTTGAGCAGGCGGCCCGGGCGATCGAAAATGCGGAGATTCTCATCATTACCGCCGGCGCCGGCATGGGGGTTGACTCCGGGCTGCCGGACTTCCGCGGAAACAGCGGCTTCTGGCAGGCCTACCCCCCCTACGCCCGCCTGGGACTCTCCTTTATCGAGTGCGCGAACCCGGAGCATTTTCAACGTGATCCAGCCTTCGGCTGGGGATTTTACGGCCATCGCACCAACCTCTACCGGGAAACCGTCCCCCATGAAGGTTTTCACATACTGCAACGCTGGGCTGCGGGTATCGGCGCGCCCCCCTTCGTGGTAACCTCCAACGTGGACGGCCAGTTCCAGAAAGCCGGTTTTGCCGATGAAAACATCCTGGAAGTACATGGTTCCATCCACTGGCTGCAGTGCCAGGTTCCCTGCAGCACCACCATCTGGCCCAACAACGAGCAGATCATGGTAGACGAACGAACCATGCGCGCGGCACAGGTCCCCCGCTGCCCCGCCTGCGGCGGCGTCAGCCGCCCCAACATCCTGATGTTCGGCGACTGGTCCTGGCTGCCGCAGCGTACCCATGCCCAGGAGCAGCGCTTCCAGCAGTTTCTTGACGAGCATGCCCAGCAGCGCATGGTGGTGATCGAGCTGGGAGCCGGCACTACCATCCCCACTATCCGGGCCACCTCGGAACGGGTCGGCTGGCGCTACCCCCATGCCGTGGTAATCCGTATCAATCCCCGGGAACCGGAGATCCCCCTCCCTCACCTTTCTCTTCCCTGCGGTGCCCTGGAGGGGCTGGGGCGCATCGACGCCCTGCTTTCCTGA
- a CDS encoding flagellar FlbD family protein yields the protein MILVTRLDRQVMLLNPDHIISIEETPDTVITLYNGHHILVRERSRVLLNRIVAFRTRVLRQASAAWQRPKYCSRSRLSLYTPPHGAAHQPESRDGLLPLHHQDV from the coding sequence ATGATCCTGGTTACCCGTCTCGACCGTCAGGTGATGCTGCTGAATCCGGACCATATCATCAGTATCGAGGAAACCCCTGACACCGTCATTACCCTGTACAACGGCCACCATATACTGGTACGCGAGCGCAGCCGGGTACTGCTCAACCGGATCGTTGCCTTTCGAACCAGAGTCCTGCGACAGGCCAGTGCCGCTTGGCAACGCCCCAAATACTGCTCACGCAGCCGGCTGAGCCTGTATACGCCGCCCCACGGTGCCGCACACCAGCCGGAAAGTCGCGACGGCCTACTCCCACTTCATCACCAGGATGTCTGA
- a CDS encoding deoxyribonuclease IV has product MSDYLGAHMSIAGGLHTAVERAVAAGCGVVQLFTRSSNQWKGKAVSDADAALFRTVFAESGLHEAISHDIYLINLAAPEGETREKSLAAFADEMATCARLGIGKIVMHPGSHLADPPEVGLKRVIAAFDRLFEQVVEYRGLVLLETTAGQGTNLGRHFEELRAIIDGSRHPDRFAVCFDTCHTFAAGYDTATPEGYAATMEQFDRILGLERLQCFHFNDSKKGLGSRVDRHEHIGQGALGLEPFRFIMNDPRFVAIPKILETPKGDDDAMDRVNLSLLRSLLR; this is encoded by the coding sequence ATGAGTGACTATCTCGGCGCACATATGTCCATTGCCGGCGGCCTGCACACGGCGGTGGAGCGGGCCGTTGCCGCCGGCTGCGGCGTCGTTCAGCTCTTCACCCGCTCCTCCAACCAGTGGAAAGGGAAAGCGGTCAGCGACGCCGATGCCGCCCTCTTTCGCACGGTGTTCGCCGAATCGGGCCTGCACGAGGCGATCTCCCACGACATCTACCTGATCAACCTGGCGGCACCCGAGGGAGAAACCCGTGAGAAAAGCCTGGCCGCCTTTGCCGATGAGATGGCCACCTGCGCCCGGCTGGGGATCGGCAAGATCGTAATGCACCCCGGCTCCCACCTGGCCGACCCGCCGGAGGTGGGCCTCAAGCGGGTCATCGCGGCCTTTGACCGGCTCTTCGAGCAGGTTGTCGAGTACCGGGGACTGGTGCTGCTGGAAACCACCGCCGGCCAGGGAACCAACCTGGGACGCCACTTCGAGGAGCTGCGCGCCATCATCGACGGTTCCCGCCATCCGGACCGCTTTGCCGTCTGTTTCGATACCTGCCATACCTTTGCCGCCGGGTACGACACCGCCACCCCGGAAGGCTACGCCGCAACCATGGAACAGTTCGACCGCATCCTGGGGCTGGAGCGGCTGCAGTGCTTCCACTTCAACGATTCCAAGAAAGGGCTGGGCAGCCGGGTGGACCGCCACGAACATATCGGCCAGGGCGCCCTGGGGCTGGAGCCCTTCCGCTTCATCATGAACGATCCCCGTTTCGTTGCCATCCCCAAGATACTGGAAACCCCGAAAGGGGACGACGACGCCATGGACCGGGTCAACCTGTCCCTGCTGCGGAGCTTGCTGCGATGA